The genomic DNA CATATCCCAGTCCCACATCGACCAACGTGTTGAGGTGCCGAGCTATGGGCGGGAACGCTTCGAAGAATTCCGCGGCCTCCTCGATGGGCAAGTCCAGCACCTCGGCGATATTCTTGCCCTTGTAATGGACCTCCAAGGTTTCGCGGTTGTAGCGCGCGCCCTCGCAGACCTCACACGGCACATACACGTCCGGCAGGAAATTCATTTCAATCTTGAGCGTTCCGTCGCCGGAGCATGCCTCGCACCGTCCGCCCTTGACGTTGAAGGAAAAACGGCCCGCTTGATAGCCCCGCACCTTGGCTTCGTTAGTCTCAGCGAAGAGCTTTCGTACCCGATCAAAGACACCGGTATACGTGGCGGGATTAGACCGCGGTGTGCGCCCGATCGGACTCTGGTCAACGTGAATCACTTTGTCCAGCAGGTCAACGCCCAGCACGCGGGTGTGACGCCCGGCGACCTGCTTGGCCCCATTGAGCTTATTGGCCAGCACCTTGTACAGGATGTCGTTGACCAAGGTCGACTTTCCGGACCCCGAAACGCCTGTCACGGCGTTGAGGACGCCGAGCGGGAAGTCCACCGTGACGTTCTGTAGGTTATTTTCCTTCGCACCGACGACGGTCAGTTGGCGTTCGGGATCGACGGTGCGGCGCTCTGTCGGAATCGTCAATTCACGCCGTCCCGCGAGGTAATCGCCAGTCATCGAGTCGTGATTGGCGAGCAAGCCCTCTAACGAACCTGAATGCACGACGCGACCGCCATGCTCGCCAGCGCCTGGACCGATATCCACGATCCAATCTGCCTCGGCGATAGTATCCTCATCGTGCTCGACCACGATCAGCGTGTTTCCAAGATCGCGCAATCGCACCAACGTTTCAATCAGCCGCCGGTTATCCCGCTGGTGCAGGCCAATCGATGGCTCGTCGAGGACGTACAACACGCCAACGAGGCCCGAACCGATCTGCGTGGCTAGCCGGATGCGCTGGGCTTCGCCGCCGGACAAGGTGGCAGCTGGGCGCTCCAGATTCAGGTACTCGAGTCCCACATCCAGGAGGAACGTGAGGCGGGCACAAATTTCCTTCAGGACTTGCTCGGCGATCTGCCGATCCCGCTTGCTGAGCTCCAGACCGAGAAAGAAGGCCTCCGCTTCCCGCATCGGCAAACGTGACACGTCCGCGATGGACCGGCCAGCGACATGCACGGACAACGCCGCTGGATTCAGTCGCGCGCCGTCGCACTCTGGGCACGGTGTTTGACGCATGTACTGCTCGTACCGGTCACGCGCGTGGTCAGACTCCGTCTCCACGTGCTTGCGATGGATATATGGCACGACACCTTCGAAGCCGGTGCTGTATTTTCGCTCACGCCCGAACCTATTGCGGTACTGAACCACGACCTTGTGATCCTTGCCGTGCAGAATCGACTTGCGGACCGATTTTGGCAATCGATCCCACGGCTCATCCAGACTGAACTCGAGGTCCTGACCGAGCCCTTCGATGAGTCGATTCCAGTACTCGGTCGTCGCTTTGCCTAAGGACCACGGAGCAATGGCACCTTCCCGGATGCTCAGTGCACCATCCGGGACCACCAGCTGCTCGTCCACTTCCAGCCGGCTACCGATACCTGAGCACGCTTGGCATGCACCGAACGGATTATTGAAGGAAAAAGATCGTGGCTCGATCTCGTCGAGGGCCAAAGGATGTTCATTGGGACAGGCGAGGTTCTCCGAGTACGGGCGACGACGATCGTCATCATCGGCCTCGAGGTCGACGAAGTCGGCCACGACTCGACCGTCTGCAATGGACAACGCCGTCTCAATGGAGTCTGTCAACCGTTGGCGAACGCCGTCTTTGATGACCAAACGGTCCACCACGACGTCAATCGTGTGCTTGACCTGCTTTTCCAACTTGGGCGGATCGGACAACTGCACGACGTCGCCATCGACAATGGCCCGCGCGAATCCCTTGGCCGCGAGGTCCTGAAAGAGGTCAACGAACTCCCCTTTCCTCCCCCGCACCACGGGAGCCAACACCTGAAACCGCGTCCGCTCCGGCATGTCCAAGAGTTGATCCACAATTTGCTGCGGTGTTTGCTTGATGACTGGCTCGCCGCACGTGGGGCAGAACATTTGACCCACGCGGGCCCAGAGCAAGCGCATGTAGTCGTAGATCTCGGTGATCGTACCGACGGTCGACCGTGGATTTCGGCTGGTCGACTTTTGATCGATGGACACGGCTGGCGAGAGTCCTTCGATGAAGTCGACGTCCGGCTTGTCGACCTGGCCCAAGAACATTCTGGCGTACGCCGACAGGGACTCCACGTAGCGACGCTGGCCCTCAGCAAAGATCGTGTCGAACGCAAGCGATGACTTACCTGACCCCGAGAGGCCGGTGAAAACAATGAGGGAATCACGCGGAAGATCGACGTCAACATTCCGCAGGTTATGCTCGCGAGCGCCCTTGACCACCAAACGATTGGGGTCGAGCGGTTCTCCGGGGGTCACAGGATCAATAGCCACGTGGTCATCCTAATCGAAAACTCATTCGAACGTTGTCTTGTCGGTGTATCGCACGCGAACCCTACTGACTGCGCAGCCGTTCCATCGCCGCACTGAGGCGGGCGGCGGCTTCGTCAGGCCCCTGGGCCCACTTAAGTGCGACGGCGGCGTAGGCCTCAGCGGCGCGCGTGAGTTCCGCGTCGAAGGTTTCCGTCGCCTGTGCCACACGGGTGC from Zhihengliuella flava includes the following:
- the uvrA gene encoding excinuclease ABC subunit UvrA → MAIDPVTPGEPLDPNRLVVKGAREHNLRNVDVDLPRDSLIVFTGLSGSGKSSLAFDTIFAEGQRRYVESLSAYARMFLGQVDKPDVDFIEGLSPAVSIDQKSTSRNPRSTVGTITEIYDYMRLLWARVGQMFCPTCGEPVIKQTPQQIVDQLLDMPERTRFQVLAPVVRGRKGEFVDLFQDLAAKGFARAIVDGDVVQLSDPPKLEKQVKHTIDVVVDRLVIKDGVRQRLTDSIETALSIADGRVVADFVDLEADDDDRRRPYSENLACPNEHPLALDEIEPRSFSFNNPFGACQACSGIGSRLEVDEQLVVPDGALSIREGAIAPWSLGKATTEYWNRLIEGLGQDLEFSLDEPWDRLPKSVRKSILHGKDHKVVVQYRNRFGRERKYSTGFEGVVPYIHRKHVETESDHARDRYEQYMRQTPCPECDGARLNPAALSVHVAGRSIADVSRLPMREAEAFFLGLELSKRDRQIAEQVLKEICARLTFLLDVGLEYLNLERPAATLSGGEAQRIRLATQIGSGLVGVLYVLDEPSIGLHQRDNRRLIETLVRLRDLGNTLIVVEHDEDTIAEADWIVDIGPGAGEHGGRVVHSGSLEGLLANHDSMTGDYLAGRRELTIPTERRTVDPERQLTVVGAKENNLQNVTVDFPLGVLNAVTGVSGSGKSTLVNDILYKVLANKLNGAKQVAGRHTRVLGVDLLDKVIHVDQSPIGRTPRSNPATYTGVFDRVRKLFAETNEAKVRGYQAGRFSFNVKGGRCEACSGDGTLKIEMNFLPDVYVPCEVCEGARYNRETLEVHYKGKNIAEVLDLPIEEAAEFFEAFPPIARHLNTLVDVGLGYVRLGQPATTLSGGEAQRVKLAAELQKRSNGRAIYVLDEPTTGLHFEDIRKLLGVLQGLVSKGNTVITIEHNLDVIKSADWIIDLGPEGGSGGGQVIAEGTPEQVAQVRASHTGAFLAEILPQPSMP